From Pigmentibacter ruber, a single genomic window includes:
- a CDS encoding AarF/UbiB family protein: MQFGKNKKKKQKIEHKKNNYKESLEKVASLDYRWVIPLSQKIRIKSVVISKFLSFVFAEIAITPISSAKTQYGRFSLIKGITKALFPQSDSLLTQIEKSIKALQENIGELSTEILTDTDVTQELLAPFIEMVCLTIEKNPQLIALFNQPQILKAAFGPLGERIAGIIEIIPALSSHAAERFPNLKETFFNALFQLKKEERKEIYILAEEILDSVYQEKVLPLLNKTLSTDTRGKVLAPILAGAIEAIPGESCINAILSIACTPHNEFSNGRVIAIAIQEMGGLYVKISQVISELCPPSLARELRTTQDEAGGIFPSIEKSWEFLIETLNQPQFIEWKAYLQIPQIPIKHFASASVGALYLFQLTPLGKEKFNVENILIKIQRPNLKEIFATQCEHILKLTDEANKLILTDNSINKDTASELLGIVSTLRRSVLNYHKQSQEELDFTKEEQNAEKVRNALDSLDFIKVPRYFLSSQNIVFMEKMPGIKVTKIVQAKYLERREIADSIASSYIDLVFTKGVVWADPHPGNILFDDITNQTSMIDLNPCFLWDLKTRQEFKHLIYRLLLRDAEGVYKTLHHLVEYPETLQSNAIVEDLSKFLNLSMGSTSLTRFVGEFIKTLSENQIDLKVQVQAALRGLSQIALTTSSISVRNNFGLILRNQFTLKELIGTVWDVGILRVSKVILSTLFEFTRQLPEFDIGPVLDERDLETLNSYVRDLAKANVCNIHFRRVSPEDHPNLKMSQDGQTLLITSDLYIEIVDKVRPATVRYVIETPTKKWLKERQEFVKLASIARSFCTIECLEQLRRNSLDDYWKIVESWSKYSYLRTIDETQLIGEVQIAARKLYSLRFANIWETSFSGLPLSSKIIWRFLMRVESWKESSKQSYLVSQKNKFGDVLLANMAYSSFFRMKTLLLEGLLWSLRGYINRLKFSMHLLPMPTEDLVNLILFGLSRNKKMSK; encoded by the coding sequence ATGCAATTTGGAAAAAACAAAAAGAAAAAACAAAAAATTGAACACAAAAAAAATAATTATAAAGAAAGCTTAGAAAAAGTAGCATCTTTAGATTATCGTTGGGTCATTCCTTTAAGTCAAAAAATAAGAATAAAATCAGTAGTAATTTCAAAATTTCTTTCATTTGTATTTGCTGAAATTGCCATAACTCCAATATCTTCTGCAAAAACACAATATGGACGTTTTAGTTTGATAAAAGGAATTACGAAAGCTCTTTTTCCTCAGAGTGATTCATTACTTACTCAAATTGAAAAGTCAATAAAAGCTCTGCAAGAAAACATTGGTGAATTATCAACAGAAATATTGACAGATACTGATGTGACTCAAGAACTTTTAGCTCCTTTTATTGAAATGGTTTGCTTAACAATTGAAAAGAATCCTCAATTAATTGCATTATTTAATCAACCACAAATTTTAAAAGCTGCTTTTGGACCTTTAGGAGAAAGAATTGCGGGAATTATTGAAATTATACCGGCATTGTCTTCTCATGCTGCAGAAAGATTTCCCAACTTGAAAGAGACTTTTTTTAATGCTCTTTTTCAATTAAAAAAAGAAGAACGTAAAGAAATTTATATTTTAGCTGAAGAGATTTTAGATTCTGTTTATCAAGAAAAAGTGTTACCTCTATTGAACAAAACTTTGTCAACTGACACCAGAGGAAAAGTATTAGCTCCTATTTTAGCAGGAGCTATTGAGGCAATTCCTGGAGAAAGCTGTATTAATGCAATTTTATCTATTGCCTGTACACCACATAATGAGTTTTCAAACGGCAGAGTTATTGCAATTGCAATTCAAGAAATGGGTGGATTATATGTAAAAATATCCCAAGTTATTTCAGAACTTTGCCCGCCAAGTTTGGCAAGAGAACTGAGAACTACTCAAGATGAAGCTGGAGGAATATTTCCAAGTATTGAAAAATCATGGGAGTTTTTAATAGAAACATTAAATCAACCTCAATTTATTGAATGGAAAGCCTATCTTCAAATTCCACAAATTCCAATTAAACATTTTGCAAGCGCTAGCGTAGGAGCACTTTATTTATTCCAATTGACTCCACTTGGTAAAGAAAAATTTAATGTTGAAAATATTTTAATTAAAATTCAAAGACCGAATTTAAAAGAAATATTTGCAACTCAATGCGAACATATTTTAAAATTAACAGATGAAGCTAATAAACTAATTTTAACAGACAATTCTATTAATAAAGACACAGCTTCAGAATTACTAGGAATTGTTTCTACATTACGCAGATCTGTTCTTAATTACCATAAGCAAAGTCAAGAGGAACTTGATTTCACCAAAGAAGAACAAAATGCAGAAAAAGTTCGAAATGCTTTAGACAGCCTTGATTTCATAAAGGTACCAAGATATTTTTTATCATCTCAAAATATAGTTTTTATGGAAAAAATGCCAGGAATTAAAGTAACTAAAATTGTTCAAGCAAAATACCTTGAGCGGAGAGAAATTGCAGACTCTATTGCTTCATCATATATAGATCTTGTATTTACTAAAGGAGTTGTTTGGGCAGATCCACATCCAGGTAACATTTTATTTGATGATATTACAAATCAAACTTCAATGATTGATTTGAATCCATGTTTTTTATGGGATCTTAAGACAAGACAAGAATTTAAGCATTTAATATATAGATTATTATTAAGAGATGCCGAAGGAGTTTATAAAACTCTACATCATTTAGTTGAGTACCCTGAAACTTTACAATCAAATGCTATAGTTGAAGATTTGAGTAAATTTTTAAATTTATCTATGGGTAGCACAAGTTTAACAAGATTTGTTGGCGAATTTATTAAAACTTTAAGTGAAAACCAAATTGATTTAAAAGTCCAAGTTCAAGCTGCTTTACGGGGATTAAGTCAAATAGCATTAACAACTTCTTCGATTTCTGTAAGAAATAATTTTGGCTTAATTCTCCGAAATCAATTTACATTAAAAGAGCTTATAGGAACAGTTTGGGATGTCGGAATACTGCGAGTTTCAAAAGTTATTTTATCAACTCTTTTTGAATTTACACGCCAATTACCTGAATTTGACATAGGCCCAGTACTCGATGAAAGAGATTTAGAGACACTAAATTCTTATGTAAGAGATCTTGCTAAAGCAAATGTTTGTAATATTCATTTTCGGCGAGTATCTCCAGAAGATCATCCAAATTTAAAAATGAGTCAAGATGGACAAACTTTATTAATTACTAGCGATCTTTATATTGAAATTGTTGATAAAGTGAGGCCTGCTACTGTTCGATACGTCATTGAGACCCCAACTAAAAAATGGCTTAAAGAAAGACAAGAATTTGTAAAGCTTGCAAGTATTGCTAGAAGTTTTTGTACCATAGAATGTTTAGAACAACTTCGCAGAAATTCATTAGATGATTACTGGAAAATAGTTGAATCTTGGAGCAAGTATAGTTACCTTAGAACCATTGATGAAACTCAATTAATTGGAGAAGTACAAATTGCCGCTAGGAAATTGTATTCTCTACGCTTCGCTAATATTTGGGAAACCTCATTTTCTGGATTACCCTTAAGTTCAAAAATTATCTGGCGATTTTTAATGCGTGTTGAATCTTGGAAAGAGAGTTCAAAACAAAGTTATTTAGTTTCCCAAAAAAATAAATTTGGTGATGTATTGTTGGCTAATATGGCATATAGTAGTTTTTTTCGGATGAAAACTTTGTTACTAGAAGGTTTACTTTGGAGTTTAAGAGGATATATTAATAGACTCAAATTTTCTATGCATTTGCTACCAATGCCAACAGAAGATCTAGTTAATTTAATTCTTTTTGGCTTAAGTAGAAATAAAAAAATGAGCAAGTAA
- a CDS encoding YjgN family protein — MEEKKIEKFNFTGIGLDYFKIWITNTILIIFTLGIYYAWAKVRKTQYFMQNSFIQGSHFNYHANPIGILKGNIFVLIFFILYFIISNISTNVAALLFIIAFLFFPFLITKSMQYHLANTSYKGIHFSYSSNLKKFYIFFFSHIFLNIITIFIFFPYTLKKYNEIIYNNIKIGDTFFKIKARTRDFYFVYLKIIGISVLIFSIFGIFYLLFGSENSRSSIFNFATAITFIVNFVYITLAFYKLVINNLSISNNRFFTNISFKKYFFINIINTILIVITFGLYLPFAEINLKKFLLNNLNLEVYEEISFNIEAINNSNEILSQSSEITSSLFGIDIGV; from the coding sequence ATGGAAGAAAAAAAAATTGAAAAGTTTAATTTTACAGGAATTGGCTTAGATTATTTTAAGATTTGGATTACGAATACAATTTTAATTATTTTTACTTTAGGCATTTATTATGCTTGGGCAAAAGTCAGAAAAACCCAATATTTTATGCAAAATAGTTTCATCCAAGGTAGTCACTTTAATTATCATGCAAATCCAATTGGTATTTTAAAAGGAAACATTTTTGTTTTAATATTTTTTATATTATATTTTATAATATCAAATATATCCACAAATGTTGCTGCACTATTATTTATAATAGCATTTCTTTTCTTCCCGTTCTTAATTACTAAATCTATGCAATACCATTTAGCTAATACAAGCTACAAAGGAATTCATTTTAGTTATTCAAGCAATCTAAAAAAGTTTTATATCTTCTTTTTTTCCCATATCTTTCTTAATATAATCACAATTTTTATTTTTTTTCCATATACTCTGAAAAAATATAATGAAATAATATATAATAATATTAAAATTGGCGATACTTTTTTTAAAATTAAAGCAAGAACAAGAGACTTCTATTTTGTATATCTAAAAATTATTGGAATATCAGTATTAATTTTTTCTATTTTTGGTATTTTTTATCTTCTTTTCGGTTCTGAAAACTCAAGAAGTTCCATATTTAATTTTGCAACAGCAATTACATTTATAGTTAATTTTGTATATATAACTTTAGCTTTTTATAAATTAGTTATAAATAATCTCTCAATCAGCAATAATAGATTTTTTACAAATATAAGTTTTAAAAAATATTTTTTTATTAATATCATTAACACAATTTTAATAGTAATAACTTTTGGGTTATATTTACCATTTGCAGAAATAAATTTAAAAAAATTTCTTCTAAATAATCTAAATTTAGAAGTATATGAAGAAATTTCTTTCAACATTGAAGCTATAAATAATAGCAATGAAATTCTTTCTCAATCATCAGAAATAACAAGTAGTTTATTTGGAATTGATATAGGAGTATAA
- a CDS encoding cation diffusion facilitator family transporter, whose product MFKKKNTLFHEGHHHSHVSKEKPLFFALVLTGLFFCIELFAGILSGSLALISDAAHMLTDVIGIAIAYISIKIAKKPADLKRTFGYYRFEILASSFNSFLLIFVGIYILYESFNRFFNQDNFAIKTGIMFWVAIAGLLINIICMKILSDGKEHSLNLKGAYLEVFSDMLSSVGVIIAAIIIHFTNIKWVDSIIAILIALWIFPRTWSLLTDSFNILLEGVPKGTDIEAIKQEIKKIPGITDVHDLHIWAITSGKINFTCHIVNNQISNSEELLFEIKKILAEKHKITHVTIQFERVNCDQEEKH is encoded by the coding sequence ATGTTTAAGAAAAAGAATACTTTGTTTCATGAGGGGCATCATCATTCACATGTTTCTAAAGAAAAACCTCTTTTCTTTGCTTTAGTATTGACTGGATTGTTTTTTTGTATTGAACTTTTTGCAGGAATACTTTCTGGCAGTCTAGCCCTAATCTCTGATGCTGCACACATGCTAACCGACGTAATAGGAATTGCAATTGCTTACATCTCAATAAAAATAGCAAAAAAGCCAGCAGATCTCAAAAGAACTTTTGGTTACTACCGGTTTGAAATACTTGCTTCTTCTTTTAATTCTTTTTTGCTTATTTTTGTTGGTATTTATATTTTATATGAATCATTTAATCGCTTTTTTAATCAAGATAATTTTGCAATAAAAACAGGTATTATGTTCTGGGTGGCCATTGCAGGTCTTCTTATTAATATTATTTGTATGAAAATTTTAAGTGATGGAAAAGAGCATAGCTTAAATTTAAAAGGTGCTTATTTAGAAGTTTTTAGTGATATGCTTAGTTCTGTAGGTGTAATCATAGCTGCCATTATTATTCATTTCACAAATATAAAATGGGTGGATTCAATAATTGCAATTTTAATTGCGCTTTGGATTTTTCCAAGAACTTGGAGCCTACTTACTGATAGTTTTAATATATTGTTAGAAGGTGTTCCAAAAGGAACAGATATTGAAGCAATCAAACAAGAAATTAAGAAAATTCCTGGAATTACTGACGTACATGACTTACATATCTGGGCTATCACTTCTGGAAAAATTAATTTTACCTGCCATATTGTAAATAACCAAATTAGTAATTCAGAAGAACTCCTTTTTGAAATAAAAAAAATATTAGCTGAAAAACATAAAATTACGCATGTTACTATTCAATTTGAAAGAGTCAATTGCGATCAAGAAGAAAAACATTAA
- a CDS encoding aminotransferase class V-fold PLP-dependent enzyme: MFAKVLGAQIRKEFPIFKNNEKKVNGQILPFVYLDSAVSSQKPTAVIQAMVQHMESDYGSVHRGAYGVSIRSSQQFEETRSIVASFLGSSVRAEQIIFTKSTTESLNIIANGIAEVYLDEKSRIVTTAIEHHANLIPWQQAALRKDCELAYISLEGINSEKLKLNLLEAKKLITANTKVVSLAYVGNVLGQINPIEEIIGLAKKVGALVVLDCAQSMSTHSEDLFALGADAIVFSPHKIYGPSGIGVLAMSKKLIAEIPPLLFGGGMISSVTLEESLWTTGPAKFEAGTPPITEAIGLKAAIEWLEQCGRQRIQEHAQKLAMQFAEGLQKIPDIEIFSPLTGRETIIPFRHKKVHAHDLATILDYSNVAMRAGHHCAWPLIRSLGVDALVRSSFAVYSDSDDVEIALEAIKKSYK; this comes from the coding sequence ATGTTTGCAAAAGTTCTAGGCGCTCAAATTCGGAAAGAATTCCCAATTTTCAAAAATAACGAAAAAAAAGTGAATGGACAAATTTTACCTTTTGTTTATCTTGATTCCGCTGTTTCTAGTCAAAAACCAACGGCTGTTATTCAAGCAATGGTTCAGCATATGGAGTCTGATTATGGCTCAGTTCACAGGGGAGCATATGGTGTTTCCATTCGCTCTTCTCAGCAATTTGAGGAAACACGAAGTATTGTAGCATCTTTTCTAGGTTCTTCAGTTCGGGCAGAGCAAATCATTTTTACTAAGAGTACAACTGAAAGCTTAAATATTATTGCAAATGGAATAGCCGAGGTTTATCTCGATGAGAAAAGTAGAATTGTTACAACAGCAATTGAACATCATGCAAATTTAATTCCTTGGCAGCAGGCCGCATTAAGAAAAGATTGCGAATTAGCCTATATTTCTTTGGAAGGAATAAATTCTGAGAAATTGAAATTAAATCTACTTGAAGCAAAAAAATTAATAACAGCTAATACGAAAGTCGTTTCTTTAGCGTATGTGGGAAATGTTTTAGGTCAAATCAATCCCATTGAAGAGATCATAGGGCTAGCTAAAAAGGTGGGAGCCTTAGTTGTTCTAGATTGTGCGCAAAGTATGAGCACTCATTCTGAAGATTTATTTGCTCTTGGCGCTGATGCTATCGTATTTAGCCCGCACAAAATATACGGTCCTTCAGGTATTGGTGTTCTTGCTATGAGTAAAAAACTAATAGCTGAAATTCCTCCTTTATTGTTTGGTGGTGGGATGATTTCTTCAGTTACTTTAGAAGAAAGTTTATGGACAACTGGTCCTGCAAAATTTGAAGCAGGCACCCCTCCAATCACAGAAGCAATAGGATTAAAGGCCGCTATCGAATGGCTAGAGCAATGCGGAAGGCAAAGAATTCAGGAGCATGCCCAAAAATTGGCAATGCAGTTTGCAGAAGGACTGCAAAAAATCCCAGACATTGAGATATTTAGCCCTTTAACTGGTCGGGAAACAATTATTCCTTTTCGCCATAAAAAAGTTCATGCTCATGATCTTGCTACTATTTTAGACTATAGCAATGTTGCCATGCGTGCGGGGCATCACTGTGCCTGGCCCCTTATTCGCAGTTTAGGAGTAGACGCGCTTGTCAGAAGTAGTTTTGCTGTCTATTCGGATAGTGATGATGTGGAAATTGCCCTCGAAGCTATAAAAAAATCTTATAAATAG
- the sufU gene encoding Fe-S cluster assembly sulfur transfer protein SufU has protein sequence MSENLQASQAIELNSLYQEVIVDHSKRPRFKSKQFPCQFCQEGKNPLCGDMITVFCNIQAKENSLPLLSIGFDGSGCSISQASASIMCEKLQNVTLIQAQQAIQFAEQIYTGKVTINSNDLDEDIEALNGVSKFPVRIKCAALPWKTLDLLLSESFDEKGMPKSVCDKNENCAKSNNNKRKLKIVTTEA, from the coding sequence ATGTCGGAAAACCTGCAAGCATCACAGGCTATAGAATTAAATTCATTGTATCAGGAAGTAATTGTTGACCATTCAAAACGACCGCGTTTTAAATCTAAACAATTTCCTTGCCAATTTTGCCAAGAGGGGAAAAACCCTTTGTGTGGTGATATGATAACGGTCTTTTGCAATATTCAAGCCAAAGAAAATTCCTTACCACTTCTTTCTATTGGTTTTGATGGTTCCGGATGCTCAATTAGTCAGGCCAGTGCAAGTATTATGTGTGAAAAACTCCAAAATGTTACCTTAATTCAAGCTCAACAAGCTATACAATTTGCTGAGCAAATATATACTGGTAAGGTAACTATTAATTCTAATGATTTGGATGAGGATATAGAGGCCCTAAATGGTGTAAGTAAATTTCCTGTCAGAATAAAATGTGCTGCGTTACCTTGGAAAACTTTGGATCTTCTTCTAAGCGAAAGCTTTGATGAAAAAGGTATGCCAAAAAGTGTCTGTGATAAAAACGAGAATTGCGCAAAATCTAATAATAATAAACGTAAATTAAAAATTGTAACAACAGAAGCTTAG
- a CDS encoding metallophosphoesterase: protein MHKFLRFIFCGLFFLSCSFAVAKDFLSISDIHFNPLEICDDHTNPNCNSLIEELHKSEGNSWGIIFKKYYQKNKITVYGKNTNYILLNSFLEEIKKQSSKKKFEFVIVLGDFLAHYFIQNYNAYTKNMPKNKYDSVELFVSKTMQYIAYELRNSIGNNIEIFPVLGNNDSSVDNYNVDNPKKSNFYKNLQITWGNLNKGVLNSSSFLEGGYYIADTGLNNLKIIALNTNIFSINGKSQDNLNLKNMSINQLDWLENILKKNKKDNFLIISHIPSGVDAYTTAIRIEKSKDKVSFWSSKNYNIENNYLKILSNYSNNINGIFVGHTHHDGFQILNQELGLYTVSVPSVSPVHFNNPSFKIFSMNDANNLENSVTNYFDLKEKKWIQGNSFNEIFECKNIFIGIQGLVGKWLKNLSEPDEKFMKYFFVNSPFANQISSKWKYYACAMSDNLESSDYLNCIKQEN, encoded by the coding sequence ATGCATAAATTTTTACGTTTTATATTTTGTGGATTGTTTTTTTTAAGCTGTTCCTTTGCTGTAGCAAAAGATTTTTTATCTATAAGTGATATCCATTTTAATCCATTAGAAATATGCGATGACCATACGAACCCAAATTGTAATTCTTTAATAGAGGAATTACATAAATCTGAAGGAAATTCTTGGGGGATAATATTTAAGAAATATTATCAAAAAAATAAGATAACTGTATATGGGAAAAATACTAATTATATTTTACTAAACAGCTTTTTAGAAGAAATTAAAAAGCAAAGTTCGAAAAAAAAATTTGAATTTGTGATAGTTTTGGGAGACTTTCTAGCGCATTATTTTATTCAAAATTATAATGCATATACAAAAAATATGCCAAAAAATAAATATGATAGTGTGGAATTATTTGTAAGTAAAACAATGCAATATATTGCATATGAATTAAGAAATTCTATTGGAAATAATATTGAAATATTTCCAGTTTTAGGAAATAATGATTCTTCTGTCGATAATTATAATGTAGATAATCCGAAAAAGAGTAACTTTTATAAAAATTTGCAAATAACTTGGGGAAATTTGAATAAAGGTGTATTGAATTCATCGTCTTTTCTTGAAGGAGGTTATTATATAGCTGATACAGGTTTAAATAATTTAAAAATCATCGCCTTAAATACAAATATTTTTTCGATAAATGGAAAAAGTCAAGATAATTTAAATCTAAAAAATATGTCGATAAATCAATTGGATTGGTTAGAGAATATTTTGAAGAAAAATAAAAAAGATAATTTTTTAATTATATCGCATATCCCAAGTGGAGTAGATGCTTACACTACTGCTATAAGAATTGAGAAAAGTAAAGATAAAGTCTCATTTTGGAGTTCTAAAAATTATAATATTGAAAATAATTATCTTAAAATATTAAGTAATTATTCAAATAATATAAATGGAATTTTTGTAGGTCATACTCACCATGACGGGTTTCAAATTTTAAATCAAGAATTAGGATTATATACCGTTTCTGTTCCTTCAGTTAGTCCCGTTCATTTCAATAATCCTTCGTTCAAAATATTTAGTATGAATGATGCAAATAATTTAGAAAATTCAGTAACAAATTACTTTGATTTAAAAGAAAAAAAGTGGATTCAGGGAAATAGTTTTAATGAAATTTTTGAGTGTAAAAATATTTTTATTGGTATCCAAGGTTTAGTTGGAAAGTGGCTTAAAAATTTATCTGAACCTGATGAAAAATTTATGAAGTATTTTTTTGTGAATTCTCCATTTGCAAATCAAATTAGTAGTAAATGGAAATACTATGCTTGTGCAATGAGCGATAATTTAGAAAGTAGTGATTATTTAAATTGTATCAAACAAGAGAATTAA
- a CDS encoding exodeoxyribonuclease III: MLLNVYSWNLNGIRAAKKQGFLSWLQNSEADFVFLQEVRATPQQLEEDLISPNHYQSYWHPAEKKGYSGVGFYSKIPLNESDIVYGIGDPDIDREGRFIGVFYNNIFFAHAYFPNSQPEGKRLDYKLKFCRCIENKLQEIRKKGFSIVLGGDINIAHTEIDLANPKQNIKNPGFLPEERNWLSHFLKLGYLDAFRIFEKRGGYYTWWSQRPGVREKNIGWRIDAHFISECLKDKVSNAIIHDKIYGSDHCPISLQIKV, from the coding sequence ATGCTATTGAATGTGTATTCCTGGAATTTAAATGGTATACGTGCGGCAAAAAAACAAGGATTTTTATCTTGGTTGCAAAATTCTGAAGCGGATTTTGTGTTTCTTCAGGAGGTAAGAGCAACACCGCAACAGCTTGAAGAGGACTTAATTTCCCCTAATCATTATCAAAGTTACTGGCACCCAGCAGAAAAAAAAGGGTACAGTGGAGTAGGTTTTTATTCAAAGATACCATTGAATGAAAGCGACATAGTTTATGGTATTGGGGACCCAGACATTGATAGAGAAGGGCGTTTTATAGGTGTTTTTTACAATAATATTTTTTTTGCTCATGCTTATTTTCCAAATAGTCAGCCTGAAGGCAAACGTCTAGACTACAAACTTAAATTTTGCCGTTGTATTGAAAATAAGTTGCAAGAAATAAGAAAAAAAGGTTTTTCAATAGTTTTAGGTGGAGATATCAATATAGCACATACAGAAATAGATTTAGCGAATCCAAAACAAAATATAAAAAATCCCGGTTTTTTACCTGAAGAAAGAAACTGGCTATCACATTTTTTGAAACTGGGTTATTTAGATGCATTTAGAATTTTTGAAAAAAGAGGAGGTTATTATACTTGGTGGAGTCAACGACCTGGTGTGCGAGAGAAGAATATAGGTTGGCGAATAGACGCACACTTTATTAGTGAATGCTTAAAAGATAAAGTATCGAATGCAATCATTCATGATAAAATTTATGGCTCTGATCATTGTCCTATTTCTCTTCAAATCAAGGTATAA
- a CDS encoding cation:dicarboxylate symporter family transporter: MLIKKLLNSIIFKLIITLLFGFFFGTSLPEIVQQALYSISLTLKSILVFILPFIIFSCIFSCLLSFKTNVLKFISILLIFICISGFIATFIGYGVSKYALTNFHDLKETQNISGSLTPLWEINFPSLVSNNTSLFAGFIAGVIFSIIKSAKAERIAIKLRSSVTIFLNKLFVPVLPLFALGFVIKLESDGILGVIIKSYFPLVIAILIAEVLYISFLYFAAAGFNPQKFLFFMRNALPAGMMGFSTMSSMAALPLSLQAAEKNTGQVDISRTIVPATVNVHLVGDSIAVPMIAIAIMATFGLPFPSLYTFFIFSILFVFNKFGVAGIPGGGIIVMIPILEKYLGFSSEMCGLITAIYILLDPINTAGNVLGNGAFAIISSNFFKKKSDKNKNETSLPPNEVKIAN, from the coding sequence ATGCTTATCAAAAAATTACTGAACAGTATTATTTTTAAACTCATTATAACTCTATTATTTGGCTTCTTTTTTGGGACGTCCCTTCCAGAAATTGTTCAGCAAGCATTATATTCTATAAGCCTAACTTTAAAAAGCATTCTCGTATTTATTCTTCCATTTATCATATTTAGTTGTATTTTTTCATGTCTATTATCTTTTAAAACCAATGTTCTTAAATTTATTTCTATATTACTTATTTTTATTTGTATTTCTGGTTTTATTGCAACATTTATAGGTTATGGAGTTTCAAAATACGCTCTAACCAATTTCCATGATTTAAAAGAAACACAAAATATTAGTGGGAGTTTAACTCCTCTATGGGAAATCAATTTTCCCTCTCTAGTATCAAATAATACTTCATTATTTGCTGGATTTATAGCAGGAGTTATTTTTTCAATCATCAAAAGTGCAAAAGCTGAAAGAATTGCTATTAAATTGAGGTCATCTGTTACCATATTTTTAAATAAACTATTTGTGCCAGTACTCCCTTTATTTGCCTTAGGTTTTGTTATTAAATTAGAAAGCGATGGAATTTTAGGCGTTATCATTAAGTCTTATTTTCCATTAGTAATTGCTATTTTAATTGCTGAAGTTCTTTATATTTCTTTCTTATATTTTGCAGCTGCTGGTTTTAATCCTCAAAAATTTCTCTTTTTTATGCGTAATGCTTTGCCTGCAGGAATGATGGGTTTTAGTACTATGTCTAGTATGGCCGCCCTCCCTTTAAGTTTACAGGCAGCAGAAAAAAATACAGGGCAAGTTGACATTTCACGTACTATTGTTCCAGCCACAGTCAATGTTCATTTAGTGGGTGATAGTATTGCTGTACCTATGATAGCAATTGCAATCATGGCAACATTTGGTCTCCCTTTTCCTAGTTTGTACACTTTTTTTATTTTTTCTATCTTGTTTGTTTTTAATAAATTTGGTGTTGCTGGTATTCCGGGGGGTGGAATTATAGTAATGATACCAATTTTAGAAAAATATCTTGGATTTTCAAGTGAAATGTGTGGGTTAATTACAGCAATTTATATCCTTCTTGATCCTATAAATACAGCAGGTAATGTATTAGGCAATGGAGCATTCGCAATAATTAGCTCTAACTTTTTCAAGAAAAAAAGTGATAAAAATAAAAATGAAACTTCACTTCCTCCAAACGAAGTTAAAATAGCCAATTGA
- the sufC gene encoding Fe-S cluster assembly ATPase SufC: MLSIKDLKASVGEKEILKGINLDIPKGEVHVIMGPNGVGKSTLAHVLMGSKAYQLSNGYIYLDSEDISQLDTAERAKKGVFLAFQYPVAVPGLRLSEYLRNLYNIRHEKQLSVSEFRKVLKDKLQLLEIDRVTLQRYLNDGFSGGEMKRFEMLQLLLLEPKLAILDEIDSGVDVDAQKIVANCINHVAKETKTSFLIVTHYQRLLSFIKPDKVHVVLDGIIHRSGDMSLVDELERKGYDHIRQNHPTVTL, from the coding sequence ATGTTATCCATTAAAGACTTAAAAGCATCAGTAGGTGAAAAAGAAATTCTTAAAGGAATAAACCTTGATATTCCTAAAGGTGAAGTACACGTCATTATGGGCCCCAATGGTGTAGGTAAATCTACTTTGGCACATGTTTTGATGGGATCAAAAGCATATCAATTATCCAATGGATATATTTATTTGGATTCCGAAGATATTAGTCAACTGGACACTGCAGAGAGAGCTAAAAAAGGTGTATTTCTCGCATTTCAATATCCTGTTGCGGTACCTGGACTTCGATTATCAGAATATCTCAGAAATTTATATAATATTCGTCACGAAAAACAATTAAGCGTTTCTGAGTTTAGAAAAGTACTAAAAGACAAACTTCAACTTTTAGAAATCGACAGAGTCACTTTACAAAGATATTTAAACGATGGCTTTTCAGGCGGTGAAATGAAGCGTTTTGAAATGCTGCAACTTCTATTATTAGAACCAAAATTAGCCATTCTTGATGAAATTGACTCTGGAGTAGATGTTGATGCGCAAAAAATTGTGGCTAATTGTATCAATCATGTTGCTAAAGAAACTAAAACAAGTTTCTTGATCGTTACACATTATCAACGTCTTCTAAGTTTTATAAAACCTGATAAAGTACATGTTGTTTTAGATGGAATTATCCATCGCTCTGGTGACATGTCTTTGGTAGATGAATTAGAACGTAAGGGCTATGATCATATTCGTCAAAATCATCCTACAGTGACTTTATAA